A window of Gammaproteobacteria bacterium genomic DNA:
TTGCGGCTTTGCCTGTGCTAATAGTGTTTTCCATATAGACTATAATACACTATAACTAGAGTCTATCTCCCGCGTTTCCCGCTGATTGCAAGTCCTTCAATAATTTTTCATAGATGTCGCCAAACATATGCCTATCATCGGTGGCATTGAAATCAATTCCATTTATTTTATTGATAACCTGCCTCATTAAGGTGCCATTCTTCATATAACTATTGGCATCCTCAAAGATGGTACGAATTACTGAAATTATCTTACTATTGGTTCCTCCCGCAAGGTTTTTCAATCTGGGTAATAGGGTATTATTGATGAAATTGAGGAGGGCATCACCTGTAATCCCTTCCTCATTGGCAGCCCAATTTCTCCAGCGGAGATAATCAGGAAGAGGCGATTTATAGGCATCTTGCACAAGTTCCAGTTCGTGTTCCCGATCATCAAGGATTTTCAGGAAGAATAACCATCCAAGTTGTTCCAATCTTTGCGCGTCGCCATAGGTTCCGGCATCTTTTCTCATTATATCTTGAATGGTTTTAACAAGATTGGAGACATTAGACATTATGCGGCTTCCTGATAAAGATTGGCTTTAAGTTCATTGATGGCATTGAAATAGTTATTCTTTCCGCCAAAAAGTTTTACTATTTCAATAGGCGTTCCAAAGGTTGGGAATGGCTCAACTTTCAGTATTTCCAATGTTTCAACACTTCTCAGACCACTATCCGCGTATTTATCTAAAAGAGACATTAGCACCATTTTTGCTTTCTCTTCATACTGGGTGAATATGTTTCTTTTCTTCACATCATTGGCTCGTTCTTTTTTTGTCCGTGGTGGCTTATCAAATGCAATATGACATATCAAGTCAAACGCATCATAATCGTGCCCTATTTGGGCTTCAATTTCATCAAGAAAGACCCCTTGAGAAACTAATTCATCAATAATGGTTTGTTTCTTGTCCGCATCTTTCCATGCGTTCAGGAATGCGTTTAATGATGAATAATTCTTGCGTATCGTCTTTCTGGTGTAATCCTTGAATGTTTCGGTAATAAGTTTTCCATCACTATCAAGGTATTGTATCCGTTCGGCAATTACGAAAACTTCAACATCATCAACAATGTATTTTCTTGGGCGTTCTCCTGTATCATCATCTCCGTTGTCTGTATTATTTCCATTCTCGTTTCCTACTTCGTTGTTTATATCATTGCTATCCTCGGCTTCTTCATCCTGTTCTTCATTTTCATTATCCTCACGCACTTGGACAGGTTCGCCATCAAAATCAGCATCCGCGAATAGGGCGGTTGCCCTTCTAAAATCAATAATGGTGAAGTAGAGTTTATTATAATCTTCATTGATACGGGTTCCGCGACCAATGATTTGCTTAAACTCGGTCATGGATGCAATCCGTTTATCCAGGACAATCACTTTACAAGTTTGGGCATCCACGCCAGTTGTCATTAGTTTTGATGTGGTGGCTATTACTGGGAATGTTTCTTCGGGATTGATAAAATTATCAAGTTGTGCCTTCCCCTCCTCATTATCTCCGGTAATTCTCATAATGTATTTATTATTGGTTGCAGCTATATCAGGATTAGCATTGACCAGGGCTTGCCTCATTCTTTCCGCGTGATTTATGTTTTCACAAAATACGATGGTCTTGTCATATCGGCTGGAGTTCTTTAGAAAATCAGTTATCTTTTGGGCTACCAATTCTGTTCTCTTTTCCAGGATTAGGTTTTTATCATAATCTAAATCGTTATATTCTCTATCTTCTATCTCATTGCCATACTTATCCAACTTTCCTTTTTCTGGTCGCCATCCATCCAGGTCTTTATCAATTCCAACACGGATGATTTTATAGGGTGTCAAGAAACCATCCAGGATACCTTTAGAAGTTACGCAGTTGAATTTTAATCGTTTGATTTCCATGGAAAGTCATCA
This region includes:
- a CDS encoding hypothetical protein (Evidence 5 : Unknown function) — its product is MSNVSNLVKTIQDIMRKDAGTYGDAQRLEQLGWLFFLKILDDREHELELVQDAYKSPLPDYLRWRNWAANEEGITGDALLNFINNTLLPRLKNLAGGTNSKIISVIRTIFEDANSYMKNGTLMRQVINKINGIDFNATDDRHMFGDIYEKLLKDLQSAGNAGDRL
- a CDS encoding hypothetical protein (Evidence 5 : Unknown function); this encodes MEIKRLKFNCVTSKGILDGFLTPYKIIRVGIDKDLDGWRPEKGKLDKYGNEIEDREYNDLDYDKNLILEKRTELVAQKITDFLKNSSRYDKTIVFCENINHAERMRQALVNANPDIAATNNKYIMRITGDNEEGKAQLDNFINPEETFPVIATTSKLMTTGVDAQTCKVIVLDKRIASMTEFKQIIGRGTRINEDYNKLYFTIIDFRRATALFADADFDGEPVQVREDNENEEQDEEAEDSNDINNEVGNENGNNTDNGDDDTGERPRKYIVDDVEVFVIAERIQYLDSDGKLITETFKDYTRKTIRKNYSSLNAFLNAWKDADKKQTIIDELVSQGVFLDEIEAQIGHDYDAFDLICHIAFDKPPRTKKERANDVKKRNIFTQYEEKAKMVLMSLLDKYADSGLRSVETLEILKVEPFPTFGTPIEIVKLFGGKNNYFNAINELKANLYQEAA